From Methanomassiliicoccales archaeon, a single genomic window includes:
- a CDS encoding zinc-ribbon domain-containing protein, whose translation MELIVAAVLGALCLAIVLSVTKQLGEGRAFPVNVEFPVARIKKVLLRSLGRPSAERPRVVVSGPKVKPVVCQICLGRVKDGLEYAKCSCGKVFHPVCLLRTGACPYCGTAYSAETLTEERMVRPRPPDRSKASRAAVSMIWEASTNRLCPLCGEGLPPGVEECVCGALVVEEGQEFDCPSCGTRVPADRTDCPNCRERFDLFASRVCPICGRTIPEDALVCECGALLEESCPECGAPLGENDVFCAQCGTAFEFV comes from the coding sequence GTGGAGCTCATCGTCGCCGCCGTCCTAGGGGCCCTCTGCCTGGCCATCGTGCTCAGTGTCACGAAACAGCTGGGGGAAGGACGGGCGTTCCCGGTGAACGTGGAATTCCCGGTAGCGCGGATCAAGAAGGTGCTGCTGCGCTCCCTTGGTCGTCCGTCGGCGGAGCGGCCCCGGGTGGTGGTATCCGGTCCAAAGGTCAAGCCTGTCGTCTGTCAGATATGCCTGGGCCGTGTCAAAGATGGTCTAGAGTATGCCAAGTGCTCTTGTGGCAAGGTCTTCCATCCCGTCTGCCTCCTGCGCACCGGCGCCTGTCCCTACTGTGGCACCGCCTACTCCGCGGAGACGCTCACCGAGGAACGCATGGTGAGACCCAGACCTCCTGACCGGTCCAAGGCGAGCCGCGCGGCGGTCTCCATGATCTGGGAGGCGAGCACGAACCGGCTCTGCCCCTTATGCGGCGAAGGGCTTCCACCCGGTGTAGAGGAATGTGTCTGCGGAGCGCTAGTGGTGGAGGAAGGACAAGAGTTCGACTGTCCTTCATGCGGGACGAGAGTGCCCGCGGACCGAACTGACTGCCCGAACTGCCGGGAGCGCTTCGACCTCTTCGCCTCCAGAGTCTGTCCCATATGCGGCCGGACCATTCCTGAGGATGCCCTGGTGTGCGAGTGCGGCGCATTGCTGGAGGAAAGCTGCCCGGAATGCGGAGCCCCGCTGGGAGAGAACGACGTCTTCTGCGCTCAGTGCGGCACCGCCTTTGAGTTCGTTTGA